Proteins encoded together in one Catellatospora citrea window:
- a CDS encoding N-acetylglucosamine kinase — MSERSELTGQLFLAIDGGNSKTDVVLADADGRVRGYVRGPGSCPQVIGLDTAVALLDRLVGAALREAGMSPSVPVARAEVYLSGLDLPEEVEAAAKAVAQTGWAESYRLDNDTFALMRAGTDSPDAIAVVCGAGINCVGRSADGRTARFPALGPISGDWGGGLHLASLAMWHAARAEDGRGPATALAGAVAAHFGQASVHDVITGLHLGSLSQDRMIELSEVLFTAAGQGDEVARRVVARQATEITSLVTVAADRLGLREEPYAVVLGGGVLRARHPLLQDAVDAGVKAHSSKARLTVLAQPPVVGAGLFALDALGAAPAAAAALRSALEEARPLDQR; from the coding sequence ATGAGCGAGCGCAGCGAGCTCACCGGGCAGCTTTTTCTGGCGATCGACGGTGGGAACTCCAAAACCGACGTGGTGCTCGCCGACGCGGACGGGCGGGTGCGCGGCTACGTCCGCGGGCCCGGCTCGTGCCCGCAGGTGATCGGCCTGGACACGGCCGTCGCGCTGCTGGACCGGCTGGTCGGCGCGGCGCTGCGGGAGGCCGGGATGTCCCCGTCCGTGCCCGTCGCGCGCGCCGAGGTCTACCTGTCCGGTCTCGACCTGCCCGAGGAGGTCGAGGCGGCGGCGAAGGCGGTCGCCCAGACCGGCTGGGCGGAGTCGTACCGGCTGGACAACGACACGTTCGCGCTGATGCGGGCCGGCACCGACAGCCCGGACGCGATCGCGGTCGTCTGCGGGGCCGGGATCAACTGCGTGGGGCGCAGCGCCGACGGGCGCACCGCCCGGTTCCCGGCGCTCGGCCCGATCTCCGGCGACTGGGGCGGCGGCCTGCACCTGGCCTCGCTGGCGATGTGGCATGCGGCGCGGGCCGAGGACGGTCGCGGGCCGGCCACGGCGCTGGCCGGGGCGGTGGCCGCGCACTTCGGGCAGGCCTCCGTCCACGACGTGATCACCGGCCTGCACCTGGGCAGCCTCAGCCAGGACCGGATGATCGAGTTGAGCGAGGTGCTGTTCACCGCCGCCGGGCAGGGTGACGAGGTCGCCCGGCGCGTGGTGGCGCGCCAGGCGACCGAGATCACGTCATTGGTGACGGTTGCCGCGGACCGGCTCGGGCTGAGGGAGGAACCGTATGCCGTGGTCCTGGGCGGTGGTGTGCTGCGCGCCCGGCATCCATTGCTGCAGGACGCCGTGGACGCGGGGGTGAAGGCCCACTCGTCGAAGGCCCGGTTGACCGTGCTCGCACAGCCACCGGTGGTGGGAGCGGGCCTTTTCGCACTGGACGCGCTCGGCGCGGCGCCTGCCGCCGCGGCCGCGTTGCGTTCCGCGCTGGAGGAGGCACGCCCCCTCGACCAGCGCTGA
- a CDS encoding tryptophan 2,3-dioxygenase has product MSEYRDCVQSFGEQGGRLTYGSYLRVPELLAQQVPQSSPAAHDELLFITIHQAYELWFQLLLHELADARDRMLAGESYLPRVRLERCHAVEVLLVGQVDVIDTMTPQDFLAFRTLLAPASGFQSAQFREIEFISGLQDPGFLERLRGLSPAEEERLRRRLAEPTLWDGYLALLAAHGFAVGSDDEVLAALVAIARDRERHGALWDLAEALIAHDQAWSLWRARHVLMAERQIGAKPGTGGSAGSPYLRSRLDTRFYPALWALRAAL; this is encoded by the coding sequence ATGTCCGAGTACCGTGACTGCGTGCAGAGCTTCGGGGAGCAGGGCGGCCGCCTGACCTACGGCAGCTACCTGCGCGTGCCCGAGCTGCTGGCCCAGCAGGTGCCCCAGTCCTCGCCCGCCGCCCACGACGAGCTGCTGTTCATCACCATCCACCAGGCGTACGAGCTGTGGTTCCAGCTGCTGCTGCACGAGCTGGCCGACGCCCGGGACCGGATGCTGGCGGGAGAGAGCTACCTGCCCCGGGTGCGCCTGGAGCGCTGCCACGCGGTGGAGGTGCTGCTGGTCGGTCAGGTCGACGTGATCGACACGATGACCCCGCAGGACTTCCTCGCCTTCCGCACCCTGCTCGCGCCCGCCTCCGGGTTCCAGTCCGCCCAGTTCCGCGAGATCGAGTTCATCTCCGGTCTCCAGGACCCCGGCTTCCTGGAGCGGCTGCGCGGCCTGTCGCCCGCCGAGGAGGAGCGGCTGCGCCGCCGGCTCGCCGAACCGACGCTCTGGGACGGCTATCTGGCGCTGCTGGCCGCGCACGGCTTCGCCGTCGGCTCCGATGACGAGGTGCTGGCGGCGCTCGTGGCCATCGCGCGCGACCGGGAGCGCCACGGCGCGCTCTGGGACCTGGCCGAGGCCCTGATCGCCCACGACCAGGCGTGGTCGCTGTGGCGGGCCCGGCACGTGCTGATGGCCGAACGCCAGATCGGCGCCAAGCCCGGCACCGGCGGCTCCGCCGGCAGCCCCTACCTCCGCTCCCGCCTGGACACCCGCTTCTACCCCGCCCTCTGGGCCCTCCGCGCCGCCCTGTGA
- a CDS encoding PadR family transcriptional regulator has product MAEVGINATAAAVLGLLHDGPMTGGQLMAAAERRLSPYWSMTRSQVYRELPVLAELGYVKLGKPGPRASQPYAITASGKRAFARWLNEEPGRELVRNPYALRVAFGSTHATNQFDSLLNSANSHHTEALAEAREQAKEAKKEGDDFTAAGLEFAVAYHKAALNWLKTAIAK; this is encoded by the coding sequence ATGGCAGAGGTAGGAATCAACGCTACTGCGGCGGCCGTGCTCGGCCTGCTGCACGACGGCCCCATGACCGGTGGCCAGCTGATGGCGGCGGCAGAACGTCGGCTCAGCCCTTACTGGTCCATGACCCGGTCTCAGGTCTACCGCGAACTGCCGGTCCTCGCCGAGCTCGGATACGTCAAGCTCGGCAAGCCCGGCCCGCGGGCGAGCCAGCCCTACGCGATCACCGCGTCGGGCAAGCGCGCGTTCGCCCGCTGGCTGAACGAGGAGCCCGGCCGCGAGCTGGTGCGCAACCCGTACGCACTGCGTGTCGCGTTCGGATCCACGCACGCGACCAACCAGTTCGACTCGCTGCTCAACAGCGCCAACTCGCACCACACCGAGGCGCTCGCGGAGGCCCGCGAGCAGGCCAAGGAGGCAAAGAAGGAAGGCGACGACTTCACCGCCGCAGGGCTGGAGTTCGCCGTCGCCTACCACAAGGCCGCGCTGAACTGGCTGAAGACCGCCATCGCCAAGTAG